The genome window CGAGCGGCGCTGATCGGGTGGAAGCTGCACGATGATCGGATACTGCGTTCCGTTGATCTGCATGTACGAAGCGATCGTGCCCGAGGTTGCGGTGTCGATCGTATTCGAGATCGCTTGCGTCGAAATGCCGAGCTGCGCCGCCTTGGCGCGATCGACGTCGATGTCGAGTTCGGGCTGCGAGGCCGAGATCGCGCTCTGCGGCGTCTGAATGCCGGGTATGCGCGAGAGGTCGGGGACGACCGTGTACTGCGCGAGATTGTAGAGCGTGGTGACGTCGGGGCCGAAGATCTGCACGTCGAGCGCGTCTTGTCCGCGTGAGATGATGTTCTGCACGATGTCGACCGTGCGCCCGTAGGTCTGCAGTCCCGGAATCGCCCGCAGTTTCCTGGTCCAGTCGCGCACGTATTTCGCCGCGTCGTTCCCGCCGTATCCCGGTTTGAGCTCGACCGAGAGGTTCGCCTGATTGCTGACCTGGGTGGTATTGCCGACGTACCCTTGCTGACCGACGGACGAACCGACGTAGAGAACGCGCCGGTCCTTGAGCATTGCCTGCTCGATGTCGTTGACGGTCGCGTTGGTGATGCTCACCGCGGTGCCGGTGGGCATCAGGAGATTGAAGCGCACGAAGACGGAATTCGACGCCGGGAAGATCTCGGTGGCGACCGCACCCAGTTTCGCGGCCGTGACCGTAACCAGCAGCAATCCCACGGCGATTGCGACGATGAGTCCGGGGCGCGCGACCGCGCGCTCCAGCACGACGCGATACCAACGCTCGAAGCGCTCGTAGACGCGATCGAAGCCGCGCGCAAAGCGAGTATATCCGCCGCCTGCGTGCATGCCGCCGTTGCCGTTCCCGTTCGAGCCCGCGAGCTTGTTGCGAACCAGGAGCGATGCCATCATCGGTACGGTCGTGACCGCGACGACGAACGAGAGCGCGACCGCAGCCATGACCATCACCGCGAACGGGGTGAAGATCAAGCCCTGCAAGCCCGGTATCAAGACCAGCGGCACAAAGACGGTGACGACCGTGATCGAGGAGGCGAGCACCGCGGTGAAGATTTCGCTCGTGCCGCTCTCGGCCGCATCGCGCGGCGATTGACCGAGCGCCATATGGCGGTAGATGTTTTCGATCACCACGATCGCGTCGTCGACGATGAGGCCGACCGCGAGTGCCAGGCCGCCCAGGGTCATGATGTTGAGCGAATAGCCGAAGACGTAGGCGATGAAGAGCGTACCGAGGACCGAGATCGGCAGCGAGATCGCGACGATCAGCGTGGTGCGCCAGGAGTGCAGGAAGAGCAGAATGATGACGACCGCCAGGATTGCGCCGTAGATTGCCGTGTGCTCGAGCGCGTTGATCGCTTCGAGGATGAAGCTCTGCTGATCGAAGACGACGCCGATCTTCATGCCCGCGTAGCGCTTCTCGATTTGCGCGATCTTATGATAGGTGCCGACCGCGGTGGCGACGATGTTCGCGTTGGGCTGGGCGTCGATCACCACGCCGATCGCCGGCTTGCCGTTGAGGCGCTCGTAGGTCCGCTGCTCTTCGATCGAGTCGCTCACCTTGGCGATCGTCCCGATGCGAATCACGCTGCCGTTCTTCACGGCGAGAACGAGATTGGCGATCTGACGTGCGTTGGAGAGCAGGGCGTTGGCGCGCACTTGGTATTCGTCCGGTCCGACCTGAATGATCCCGGCCGGCAGGTTGAGATTTTCTTGCTGCACGCGGCCGATGATCTGGTTGAGCGTCATGCCGTAGGCGGCGAGTTTATTCGCATCGGGCTCGATCATGAACGCGCGCTGCTGGTCTTGCCCAACGATGACGTTGGCCACGCCGTCGACCGAAGCGAATTCATCCGAGAGCTGGTTGGCGAACATGTCCCCAAGGTCGCGCAACGGGATGTTCGGATCGGTCACATAGAAGCGCACGACCGGCAGCGAGTTGGAGTCCCACTTCGCAATCTGCGGCTGCTGCAAGTTGGGGTCGTTGGGCAGCTGGCTGCGGATCTGATCGACCTGCTGCTGCACGTCGACCGCGGCGGTGTCGAGGTTCGTGCCGTAATAGAACTGGGCGGTTACCGTGCTTTGCCCGAGCTGGGAGTCGGAGTTGATCAGCTCGATGCCGTTGACCCGGCTGACCGCGTTCTCGATCGGGCGGGTGACCAGGGCCTCCATCTGCTCCGGGCCGACGTTGGGGTAGACGACCGTGACCGTCACGACCGGCGGGGTAAAGTTGGGGAGCAGGGCAACCGGCAGCCGGGGGAGGGCGAATATGCCGAGCACCACGATCGCCAAAGCAAGCATGGAAACGGCCACGCGGCGATTGACGGCAAATCGGGCGATGGGCATCGGCCCTCATCTTAGCATTGCCGGCAAGCCTCGGGCATTGCGTTTGCGGCGACCCTATAGTACGATTCGGGGGTTTTGGGAGAGTTTTGATCTTGAACGACTACGAAGTGACCTATATTCTCCGGCCCAACCTCGAAGAGGCCGACGTCGACGCGCGGGCGACCGCGATCGGCGAGATCATCAAAAATCAGGGCGGCACGGTGGTGAACATCGAGAAGCTGGGGCGTAAGCGCTTGGCGTACGAGATTGCCGAGCTGCGCGAAGGAAACTACGTGGTGATGCAGTTCCGCAGCAGCGGTGATGCGTCAAAGGAGCTGGAGCGCCAGCTCAAGCTTCACGAGGAGGTCATCCGCGCGCTGGTGATCCACCTGGATAAGAAGGCGCTCGCGGCCATGGCTCACGCGGCAGCCAACCCGCCGCCTCCGCCGCTCCCGACCGGTCCCGTCCCGCTGACGCCACCGATGCAGCCCCAGGTCGCCTCCGACCGGGTCTAAAACCTACCCCCATTCGACTCGAAGGCTTGTGCCGGACGTCTGGCACAAGC of Candidatus Baltobacteraceae bacterium contains these proteins:
- a CDS encoding efflux RND transporter permease subunit gives rise to the protein MPIARFAVNRRVAVSMLALAIVVLGIFALPRLPVALLPNFTPPVVTVTVVYPNVGPEQMEALVTRPIENAVSRVNGIELINSDSQLGQSTVTAQFYYGTNLDTAAVDVQQQVDQIRSQLPNDPNLQQPQIAKWDSNSLPVVRFYVTDPNIPLRDLGDMFANQLSDEFASVDGVANVIVGQDQQRAFMIEPDANKLAAYGMTLNQIIGRVQQENLNLPAGIIQVGPDEYQVRANALLSNARQIANLVLAVKNGSVIRIGTIAKVSDSIEEQRTYERLNGKPAIGVVIDAQPNANIVATAVGTYHKIAQIEKRYAGMKIGVVFDQQSFILEAINALEHTAIYGAILAVVIILLFLHSWRTTLIVAISLPISVLGTLFIAYVFGYSLNIMTLGGLALAVGLIVDDAIVVIENIYRHMALGQSPRDAAESGTSEIFTAVLASSITVVTVFVPLVLIPGLQGLIFTPFAVMVMAAVALSFVVAVTTVPMMASLLVRNKLAGSNGNGNGGMHAGGGYTRFARGFDRVYERFERWYRVVLERAVARPGLIVAIAVGLLLVTVTAAKLGAVATEIFPASNSVFVRFNLLMPTGTAVSITNATVNDIEQAMLKDRRVLYVGSSVGQQGYVGNTTQVSNQANLSVELKPGYGGNDAAKYVRDWTRKLRAIPGLQTYGRTVDIVQNIISRGQDALDVQIFGPDVTTLYNLAQYTVVPDLSRIPGIQTPQSAISASQPELDIDVDRAKAAQLGISTQAISNTIDTATSGTIASYMQINGTQYPIIVQLPPDQRRSLQTILNLAIPVSTLPGATTGSVANGSATGALGGSIVQTSTDLGASNTLPVMALDELANISFGAGPSEITRQDKLREIDVTAGLDTAPLGAAVAATTKIMNRIALPPGYYWQFGQTVTQQSDTFSSLGLIVLLAIVLIYMLLAAQFESLLHPLVIMVAVPLASTGIVLSLWLTHRAFGLTAFIGVLMLVGIVVKNAILVVEFTNQLRERGYAVRDAVLHAAPLRLRPILMTTLATVGGMLPIALGIEAGSQTQAPLGTVVIGGLLFSTTLSLIVVPTLYLWVAQHVEPRFGGFHRGAIAAAPEHPTSPGAVVVSS
- the rpsF gene encoding 30S ribosomal protein S6; protein product: MNDYEVTYILRPNLEEADVDARATAIGEIIKNQGGTVVNIEKLGRKRLAYEIAELREGNYVVMQFRSSGDASKELERQLKLHEEVIRALVIHLDKKALAAMAHAAANPPPPPLPTGPVPLTPPMQPQVASDRV